The Aquila chrysaetos chrysaetos chromosome 4, bAquChr1.4, whole genome shotgun sequence genome segment tctgaaaagaagaagTGAAACCTAACAACCTGGGAAAGTGTGTGGTGTGGGGGAAGGAGGTCCCTGCCAGGTGGAGGTGGCTGCAGCCAGGCCCTGGGGGGGGTTGGAGAAATCTGTCAAAGGCAGCATCCCCTCCCAAATCCTGCCAAGGAGAAGGACCTTCTGAGCAGAGTGACATTCCACCAGCGTTCGGCTGCCACcggctttcatttttctgtgttttttttccacccgTTTTAAAACCGAAACATCACATCCAGCGGAAATTTAGCCTGTTTGAAAGGCAAACCTGAAAATGGGAAGGGGACCCCGGCCGCGGTGGGCTGTGACAGTGCCGCAACGCACTGGGCGTCTGCATGAGCCTTGCTTTTCCCTGATGGTACCCTCCGGccttgggaaggaggaaagaattAACGGGACCGAGGGAACCAAGACAGCGATAATGTAAAGGTCTTCAGGTTCCCCAGCAGCATTTGGGGTATATACTGGGTCACTCCTGACCTAGCAAGGATCAGTGCCTTCAGCAGGGGGGTCGTGTGGGGAACACACGAACCCCGATGGCACCACCGGGCTCTGTAGCATCATTTGCACAGTTGGAGATCTCTGTGCCGTGCCTTCCCTCCCCGGGAGACCCCACGGATTTGCACATGTAAGGTAAAGGAGAGTTACCTATCCCCGTGTCTCAGAAAGGTGGATTCTGTTGCAAGGGGGTCACAAGAGCACAAATACTAGCTGGTAATAACAGAATCACAGGACTTGGAGATAAAAGGCTACCTCAAGGCAGGATCATTGACGTAACTGCACATACCTCATTCCTGACAGGCACTCACTCTTGCCTGTAGTTAAAAAATCACAGCTTAGGAAGTTTTCCCAAATGATGTGTGCCATATCTCCACCGTTCCTTAGTATTAGAAAGACTGTAACAAACATCTAGCCTGAATTGTCCTTGCTACAATTTAAGCTCATTGCTTGCCATATCCACCAAGGAAATCTGGACAGGGCAGTTCTCTCCTACTCTCTTTTTATCAgcctctttctgtttctgaagagtGTTACCATGCTTCTCTTCAGTAAGAGTACCAtgctctcttcttcctcacagTAAATGCCAGTTTATTCAATCTTACATCATAAATCATGTTTTCACAAAAAGTGGGCcatattttttacttcacttttcctatttctccttcatctctttttccttatcCTTTCTCTACCTGATGCTTCATCTGTCCCCAGCCCTTTACCATAACCTGATTCTATccttaattattttctcctctatCAATTTCACAACTTTGCAACAGGGCTTGTTCTGAATTTGGGTTTCTTCTGGTTCTGCTTTGCCTTCCTGCTTTTGCAAAGGATGATCCTAAAGTAGTGAAATATTGCCTGTCTCCCTGGTTAGAGGAGAAGCACAGACTGAGCACAACTTCACCAGCCAACAGCTCCTAAGCTGTAGCTCTGGCTTagcagcagcttctcttcaGTACAGCCCCAGGCAAGGCAGCCGACCTTGCCCTCGCTGTGAGCTTCTTGAGGGCttgcatgatttttaaaattacgGTAGTTTATtgcaagaaatagaaaaaaaactagCACTAGTCCGAAAATTTGAGCTAGTTTTGGATAAGTGTCAAGGTCTCCTAAGCAGCTCACATTTTTCTGGTCACAGGCAGTCTTTGACATCACTTTAAAGAACCACTCCAGAAATTGGAAGTTTATGTATGATAAGTGCTCAAGGGCTTCAGGGCTGTCATACAGCTGAGGgatacaaagacaaaaaagattAGGTACTGTTATGTGTCTCACATCCACAAACCAGTATTGTCAGTCTTAATATTGAAGAGTCGTCCTGAGCTGAGGGGCTGTCGCAGGCTGTcggtttttttctgtttgtggagtttttaatgtcttcatgCCAAAACCAGCTCAGGGGTATATTGCCCAGTATTGGACCGAAACACACGCAGTGCTTTCTGAACCTGTGTGTTAGATTCTCCAGCCACAGCTACATGCGCTTGAAAAGCAAAGTTAATGATTTTAAGTTAATCTAGGGATCTTTTTTTATGTAACTGATTGCAAGATAATGAATTCTTacaaaaaatttccttttgttcattaaaaaaatactgtgtaagAAAACACCAGGTctggatatttttctgttcagtgcaAGCGACAGATTGTTGGCATTCCTGGGTAATTCTGCTCTCTGGCAAAGGAGTGCTTCTTATCAAGTGCTCTGATGTACAAGTGCCTGAGGGCTTGTTCACATGGCAAAATTCAGTGGCATTATTCATACCGCTCCACTGCAGAATATGAGTGCCCACATGGGAACTTGACAAGGGTATAATTATTTTGCTCTAGAAAAGTCCTAAGTACCTTCATACAGTTTCTCACCAGAAAGTTAGCTGtggcacaggtaatgcaacacaccagagaaaatgcatttggGGACATCAGAAAGGACTGCTTTGTATAAAAGAAACTCTTCACTTCTGTGACAATACATTTCCCTATTTGAGATTGTTTTTTCACACAGAGCACTCTGtccctacttaaaaaaaaaattattctacggagaaattaaaacaaacaccaTTCATGTACTTGtccacacccacccacccactaCTTTAATTATTGATACTAGTTTTGCTGCACTTacacttttcttctgtaaatgcCTCCTCACCCTGAGCACCGCACTCAGATGCTATCTGAGCAGTGACTACAGCTCTTGGTAAGCAAACGATGTGCTGTCTGCTGATGGAGAGGGCTAGCGCTAGCTCAGGAAAATAAGCAAGAACAGAATCCAGGTAATGTAAAACAATTTCACACTTGAAAGGATATTAACAGGAGGTGCTGCACCCGCAGCCATGAATTTCATTTGCATAGGAGAAAAACAATCTCTGTGCTGTAAATGTAATACGAGGGGTAGGAGagatggaagagagagaaagaaaacgCAGACTGCCTCATACACAGCGTCCCTTAGCAGCGGCTGGGATGCGGCCCTTGCAGTTCTGCCTTTTGTGTCTACTCTGCCCTTTGCAGTTCTCGCTGCGTGACCCGAAGCAGGTGGTATAGCTCCGAGAGAGATTTCAGAGTCCTCTGGTGCCCGGCAGCGTCCACGTGCCCCGGCTCGGCACACTCCTGCACCgccttctgcagctgcagctgcagggggaGGGAAACCAACGGTCCTCTGAGATTTGGGGAAAACCAGCGACGGAATATTTTGTCACAGATTAcctgaggaaagggaaaagagcagaCTGTTGTCTTTCAGGAGCCGCAACTAGAGCCCTGCTGCTTCTCCGGGACTGTAGCAAAATGTCATCCGAATCCAAAATGCCCCCCCCGCAGCCGTTCAAAGAGGAAGGTATAGAAGAGGAGCACCCACAAAGGCTACGCTCTACACCCTTCTTCTCAGACTGCTCTTGCACTTCTGCTTAACAAGCGGTGAGGTTAACGAGCTGCAGCTatgcccccccagcctctctgCAGCGCCAGTGCCTCCCACCAGCAGAAGCGGGGCGAGCTGTAGGACACCTCACCCCGGGGCCGAGAGCCCCACGGACTCCTCTCTCCGCTACACCTGCGTACTACGTCTGCAGCGCGGGGAATCGCAGCCATAACCCCCCCGCTGCTTACACGTGGACAGCCACGACTTTGCCATTAGCGGAGACGGTAATGCTAATCCCCTTCTCCTACGTCCTTCGCTCTCCTATCGTCAGAGGCATTGGGCAAACAGCTACGCCACGAAAACACGGCAAATAAACACCAGTGAATATAAAGATCTGTTTGCGTGCCCCCAGACGGCATTTCCGAACGGGGCTGGCACTTACGTGGCCACGTTTAAAAACCTGACTGTCTTCATCTCACAGTCTTCTAGTACATACCGTGCATTTTATAGtcaatgtgattttaaaagaaatggatgCATAAAGCAGCTGTGTCTACTCACTTGCAAGTTGTTGTTGGCTCTCTGTGCTCcacattttctgattttcagattgcattttgaaaagcaatcaaaaaaattacagtcttcGTCTCCTGTGCAGTTCTGTTCAAGGATGTCCCTCATTTTGGGTTCAAAAAAGGCCATATCCACATCGATGGCCACCACCTGTGGATCAAAACAACGCGTGAGAactggcacagcacagcctgcGGGACAGGGCTGAGCCAGCGTTCTTTGCTGCTCGCTTTTGGAAATGCTGTGCTGAGAGCATCTGCCAGCAGGGAACTGGAATCACAATGAAAGGGCTTTATTTCGCTTGACTGAGCTGCAGTAGTCTTATGAAtaacactttttaaatgaaaacagccaATGCTTACGACACCAGGAAAGGGAAAACTATTTGTGGGCAGTATGTGTCCCTGGGGCCAACTGGACTGATTTGCCTTAAACTGGGACTATCTAACTTGAAGATTGATCTACTTGTCATTGCAGCTTATGCAGATGGCACCTCtaccttttaattttatgatgGTGCAAAATTATCCACAGGCCAGACGGTATCATTTCAAATTCACCATTCAGACTAAACCCCTGACTTTATCATTGTGGAGAGGAGCAGTGGGATGCACAGCTCCTTCAAACCTGCCATCGCATTCCGTGGGTTTGCGCCTGTTCAGCTGTAGAAAGAGATCCCTAAGGCTGTTGAAAGTTGGGACTGGCTTTGCCTGGTCCTGTTTGCGATCGTTTGACTCATTTATTGTGCACAGTTCTTGTTCTGCTTGTCCAGAAATACAGTCTATAACAGAGTCCAGCCAGAAGTTGGTCTCAGCAGAAAAAGCGAGGACTGAAGGGATCAATCCATTTTCTCACCCTGACACAAAGCTTGCAAAATAGTGAATATGCAGCACGAAGAGGTCTGCATTGCTGCTGCCCGTGCTAGGTTTGAGACCATTCTGGGAGTGAAGGGCTGTAGTCCCAGTTTCTGCCAGTGTCACTCCACCCATGAACACTTCACTTCTtcaaaaaatcacagcaataaacagggaaaggaaggaagccAGTAATGGGATGGCAGCTGCTTGACATGAAACAAACTGTGGGTGACCCCAGTGAACGCAGCCTGCCTTCAGCACGACGGATCAATCAGAGCTGCGCTTAAAACTTGACAGTCAGGGTCAGAGACGCTCCCTTGCAGCGGCTGACACACGTTTCCGTGGAGGGAAACGTCTGGGACCTGGGCGAAGCAGAGTTACTTGGGCTCAAACGATAGCCTTATTTTTAAGATTCGACCTCCCAAATAACAGGGGAAGCTGAACTgtgtggctggagcagcagctggatcaACCCCAGGAACTAAAGATGTCTGGTCTGGTAGAAGGCCAAATAAACCCTCCGcaggcaaaagaaagaacacagtCCAATCTTCATTTTATTCTACTCCTTTTTCCCCAGGGAAAAATCTTAGAGAGATGAGGCATAGCTAAAAAACTCAAGTATTTTTAAGCTTCTTGGAGAGCTTGATAATGATGACGTAGCCTAAGGAATTTCACACGTTTGGacaggcaggtttttttccttttcttctttactttcttaagctttctgcagttttgctgttcATTTCTTTGGAGGAGAGACAGTAAAAGCGGTGCAGGGTTTCCCCAGTGCCGGGGTCACTGCATCAGCTCCCAGGTGGGGTCTCTGCCAGCACCGAGCACCTTTGACAATCTGATCAATTGCTGCGCTAGGAAAAACCGCCCTCGCTCCCAAACGTGCGGCTGCCAAAGGGCTCAGTGGTTTCACTGCCGTTCATCTGTTAGAAAAATGTGTGGGCATCCAGCCAGACCCTGTGAAGATAGATCTGGGTGACGCTCCACCTATAATCAGCTACattttggtggggtttgttATGATTATAATTGATGATGAAGGTACCTAAGCAAATGCAGGAAGGACCCAGATTGGCTCCTGACCTGATTTAAAGTCATGTTTAAGGTGCTGTAATCTTTCTAGTTGTCTCCAAGGTGCTGGTAAAAGAGGAAGATCTCCAAGAGCACTGTATATTCACCCAGACCTCCTTCTAACTCTGCACCTTCTGTAGCTCCTTGGCAGCTTAAAATTCCCCTGGATGATCTACCAGGCAGTGATCTCTCCCCTCCGTGCTGCAGGAACAGCACGTGAAGGCTGGAGTGACGGCTGGAGGCTTATCCCCACCGTTTCAAAACAATCTTCAAAGTAGAACTATTGCACTCCAGGCACATTTCTTTGGGCATTAGCAGTCTCATTACTGGGATGAGGAATAGTGGTACTATTATGGATGTTTATTATTATCCTATACAGAGCACAAGAAACAAGCAAGtgaaaaaattgcttaaaaCAAACATAAGGGACAAAGAGGAGGCTGCCTTGCTGTGTCCCTGTTCTGGAACTGGTTGGTAAAAACCCCTAGGGTTTCTGCTTCtcactttccttccttcttcaccgATCAGAAGCTCCCTCTGTCGTGTGTCTCCTCCCCGCAGCTTTCTGAGCACGTGTATCTCCTGTCTTCCAGCCCAGTGGGGTGATAACAGGCGATACCAACGAGCTGTAAGTAATGGACAACTGGGAGAGCCATGTGTGAGgcaactcattttttttttttttaatgaattctcCTAGAAAATACTAAATTAGAGCACTTTCCTATACCAGAAGGTGACTGCTGTCTCTTTGGACCCCAGAAATCACAGGAAGATCCTGGAGAAGCAAGCCTCACCAAAAGGAATCGTAAGGGAAGACACATCCagtattctttctcttttcctaaatTAAATATCTTTTCCTGCAAGTAGGCTGTAAAACAGATGCTCTGGTGTGCGCTCAGCCACATGCAGTCACAGCCCTGCGTAACTGAAAAAGATGGGCAAAGCCTGCCTTGAGGAATCCCTGCCGTACCTCACTTTGCCTAAGTACTGGTACGCTTGTTTTAGCTTCTTGCTTTAGCTCCTCACCCATTCCCTGTTCAGCTGCTATACTGCACCTGAATAAACaatgggagggaagggaagggtgaAGGGGAAGCACTCTAATTGCTCTTAATGGCTATATGCTTAGGCAATTTTTGTCTAGTGCTCTGAAGATGCGAGTGTTATATTAACACTCGGTGAGTACTGAAAATAGCATTAAAGTCCCTGAAAATGCTTTATAATCACTCAGAGTGCAGAAACTCCCCTGATGTCACTGCAAATTGCGAGCCTGGTTCAAACACATACTCACCACACAGTGCCTCCAGTCGGTACACACAATTCCCACCAAAACCAGTGGAATTTCTGTCCGCAGAATGAACGCAAGATACATGCAGCAATGTGGTGCTGAGCTACATCACTACTTAGAAAACATGCATAGCTATTCAGGTCTGAGTTACGGCTGTACAATGAAAAGGCAAAGAGTAACAGTACCAGGGAGTTTCATGTCGCTGTCCTTGGATCATTTCCAGACCAGATAAGCTGAACACTAAAGCACAAATGTGCGTGCTTGGATGTGGGGAGTTCCCCTTGTGTCAGGCCAAAGAATTCAGCCTTAGCTTTCACATTCAAGCAGTTTCTCCTTTCAGCATCACTACCAGAAATAGTTGCCGTGACTCAAATTACAGCTCCGTTTACAGCTTTTGAGATGTTCTTGCCTTCAGGAAGTATCCCTCACCACATCCAAGGGACCCTGTCGGTACCGGTGCCTTTAAGGACGTGAAACAACTCAGAACTGAGCAAGCAGTTCTCAAAACAAGCAGCAGGATTTACTGCTTTGAAACGTGGCTGCACATATTACAAAGACGAAAAGCAGTAGAGAATCTCCCCCGTCTCTTGTAAATGCATTGTTTTTGCAAAAACTTGGCCAAAAGCTGTACGAGGAGGGAAGTGTCATTTTTACACAGCCACTTTCAGACTAGAATTTGACCTCAAATTGCTGCAACACCACCCCAAAGACCCAACTTACCGTGAGATCATGCCTGATAGCGAAGTTTTCTGGTTTGATGTCACACAGGTGAAGTCGGTGAGAGAAATCGTTGTCAAAATGCTGCACCATGTCGAGAAAGCTGAGTGCAATGTCAATGATGGCTCTCACCCTGCTTCTGTGGCCAGCAAGGGAGGGACCGACCAcgttttccaagggaaaaagaGTTTTGTGCCAGGCATGTCCAGCTGTAAGATACTCCACAGCATAAAAGTGTCCACAAGAGCCAATAATTCGTAGCACGTGTTTGCTGAAGTCCTGCAGCAAACTGAAGTAGATATATTCTTCCTGCTGGAGCAAGGACCACATGCTGGCCACCTGTGCTTTCCAACGTGGTCCCTTCTTCCTCGTCCACAGAGGCCCCATGGAATTGTTAGACAGTTCTAGCCCCAGGACATTTTTGACCTCCAAGGCTACCATCAGCAGAAGCTCTGTTTCAGGAATATCCTGTGTTTCCACCTCCTCTAGCATACTGAGATGCTGGTAGCTGGAGAAGATTTCCTTTTTGGATTTCAGGATGATGGGCTGGCCTCTCCAGTCAGCCTGGATGACCTTCTTACCTCTGTCATAGTAAAGGCAGTGTTTGTACACCAGCTTCTGTGCCACACACAGGTCTTCACAGAGGTCACCAGTCAGGGCTCCGCTGCTGTAGTCAAGACACTGGAGTGAAAGAGCAGAATATTCATAGCAGGACCATACACCCGTGGACCAATTATCAAGAATCAGCAATAGTCCTAAGCTCAAGAGTCTTGCAGCAGTCGTGGCACCGCAAGCACACACCTTCTGCAACTGTTTGGTTATTCAATGGTTTTTCAGAAGTCTCTAGAGACCTTTTACTAGGGCGAATCTTGCTTCAAAACAGGGATTCTTGGGATGGTAAAGGACAGGCttttggggggcagggaaaTGGACTAGATAACCTGTTACTCGTAAGTTCTTGCCCCATATGAATTCAGTGAGACAAGCTTTGAACACCGTTGGCTGTGCTATGTGAGATTCTGGGCTGGAACACTTTAAGGCACAGGAGATAACTTCCAGTGCAATTCAGGCCTTCTCTGGAAGGTTCAGGGCAGCATAACTTAGACATCCCCACTTAAACTACAGGAAAATCCACGGGTAGCTGGATGCTGAGACCTTCCGCAGCCGTGCGTGTTTCAACCTTGCACTCAACATGCCCTGAATGAAGCTGTAAGGACCTCCTTCTGCACTACCAGGAAACACAGAGGTTGCGCTCAAGGCCTCTTAGACCAAGATCTTTCAGaattttcaaatatgtaaatgCTGTAGGACAAAATTACGTTTCCAGGTTTTATAGGTACTTATCAGAAGTGACATTCTAATAtgaattaaatacttttttttttttttaaattggaaaaaaatcagcccaTGGAAACATGGGAACTGCTGCTTGATAGGTAAGTGGTCACTGCAAATTCGTACAAGAACTGCAAGGATTCCCTCACCAGTCCTTCCTTCAATCCATAATTGTTTCCATACCatcattttcaaaagtgtaGGCAGTCGATATATTCCTACGGGCATTCAGAAGTGCAGCTGCAGGGACTGCTTTGGGCGAATCAGTAGAGGGGATGGTCAGAGGTCTCTGGTGAAAGGGGAATAGACTGTGGTGGTGTAGAAAGCCAAACATCTGGGAGGCGGCTTGGCAGTGTCAGCCGCCTTTGTTGCTTTCTGGCATTTGAACCTTCACTTAAACAAGTTGGCAGCTCCCCCTGCCTGTGGAGTACTTGCAACGGCTGcctgacccccacctcacttGTGACTTGCTGTTACACACACAAGAAACATGATCATAAAATTCAAGTGATGTATTTTCTTAGGACAGTCTCTGTGTTCTGCACCAGAGGGATATGTTCTGATGCCAGGCAACATTCAGAGCCCAACCTTAAACAACACACTGGGGAGTGGGTGGAGGATGAAGCCCAAAATCCAGGAATGGTGATAAATTGACTGAAACAGCTCACTGAGGGCAGTTCAGACAggcataaaatttatttatactctGATGTTCTCACAGCCCCAATGAGAACATTCAATACCTGCACGGAGAGCCAGGTAGGCAAACTCTGAATGTCCTGACTCTGAGTCCAGGGTGGTGCGCATGTGTGAAACACACACATCTGCATCCACGTCTACATCAGGATGGTCAAGCAGACTCAGTGGGCTGTCCACAGACTTCAGAGCACGCAGATCAatgttcttgcttttgaaaatctacCCCTATGAATGcaatacaaatttattttccttttttaagtagGAACTGTAATTTTCTCAACAGAAGTAGTTTAGCAGTTCTTACCGTCTGGAACTCTAAGCGATTTTAGAAAGATGATTACAAACAGAAGgaatttggggggttttgtttggagTGCAAGCATAATCACTTTTTAAATCATTGCTCTCCTATTGAGAAGACCACAACCTAACTCTTCTTCTACTACAGTGAGAGAATATAGGACTTAGTTCTGTAACTGGGGCCACATGGGTGAACACTTGCCCCATGGACACTTTTACTGTGGTCCATCAAGTTCACTCTTACAGGGTCTGTATGCATGAACCTCTTGCATCTAGAAGAACACATGCCCAGAGGACCTGCAGTCAAACATGTGAACATGCAGCTTATTTTCCTGTGTTGCCATCACGTCATTCTTAATGGCATTAATGAGGAAAAGTAGTTGTGGAAAAAATAGTCTCACTTACATTTCCCAGACATAGGAGATGAGTCATTTTTGAACCTGGCTGCTGTTTAGGACTTGTCTGCTCTTCCAGTTGAACCCATAAATCTTTGATTATTAACCTAGTATCTGACAAACAGTCTCAGAATCTGATTCTTCTTACACTGAACTTGCGTGGTGTTTTGCAAACGAGGATCTGTGTAACAGGACTTGACCAAGGAGTTACTGGTCTCACAGTGATGAAACACAGGTCAGCCTTCCAGAAGTAACATTCTCTGCTGGTCACCAATCCAAGCAAGAATTTCAAAAAGGCTTCCTCAAATAAGCAATCAAGAAGTATGAACAATTTTCAAGCTGTCTCTCTTTACTCACAGAAGGTAGTGAGCAGTGAGTCACTCAATGGCTTTAAAATTCTCCTCAGACTCCTGTTCATTGTAACCTAGAAGGTCAGCAAATACTGACTGCACCTTCATGCCCtcactacccccccccccccccccattattcCAACCTTTGGTGTTTTTTATGCCATAAGTATAGTACACTAAGTAAGCTTagctccccagccctcccactTTAATCCTTATTTTTTCAGCCCCTGGATgatttgtgtgtttttattccctccctgtttcttctctccattttcCCCTCCACCAACCTTAGAAGGACAGACATCAGAACTGAATGCTGTTGTCCAGTGCCACAAAGACAGCCAACAGCCCTTCCCTAATTCTCTTTTTTGGAGACATTCAGGGATTGTATTGGCCTTTTAGGCACAGTCTGTACTGGTAGTTCATGTTGAAGCAATTATTTGACCCCTACGTCCTTTTCAAAGTCATACAGTTTTACAAGACACTTTTCCATCCTATTGGCACAGCTTGTACTCTTGTGTACACCCCTGCGTACTATCTTGCAttttactgtattaaaatacattttggtgGACTGAAAACATGTAACCAGGTGATTCAGATTACCCTGCCATGAAAAGATGgtctatttattattttccaacCCAGGAACCTTTGCACTAACTGCAGACTTCGCCATACAAGATTTTATATCGTCACGATGACTGCTGGTAAAAAGAAGAATCAATTCCCCAAAGAAATCTTCCAGAAAGGGTCCTTCACACTGCCATCCCTGTCTTAATGACTGCATTTTGAGATCTGTCGATGAGACAGTTTTAAATCTACCTAATGAGCGCCCTTTGAATGCCACTAAGTGCCagattttttaaactaaaatatgaAAGTGATACTAAGCCAAAAGccttacagaaaagcagctatactacacagaaatgaaaacacaagcaTGGTCTGGGCTCGCTcatctgtttctgtttaaaattggctacataatttttaatatccttAGTACACTTATCAAGATAAGTTAAAAAAGCTGGGGTTAAATTCCTGTAAAAGTTTAAATTAACATAAACCCCACTAGGGATgtatataaatttaaataacttACTGTACCACCATCACTTTTGTGTAGATCAGGCCTGAGACTGAGTCCTGCCTTGTTATCAAATACTTCTCCTCTGTAAATGCAATACTCAGCAAGGTTTTGGAAGGCACCAAAATTAATTGATTTCtccagagaaaagagaaattgaTTGCTATGATTTAGTGTGTTCAGTGTAAATGAAGATGAGACCTGTGTTAGGAAAGAGTAAGTGGTTTTTTTGAGAGTTAAAATTGGTCTCTGCAAAATGTCCAGTGCTACTTCAGCCTTTCCAGTGCAGTACACATCTGCACAGATGCATATTCTGCTCAGGAGAAGGAAATAAGCCTTCAGAAATACCACTCGCAAGGGTATACAACCGTGCAGTTTTCACCCACTTGCTTAAAATAGCTCATCTTATCTCCTACTGAAAATATGACAGATGACTagtaaaacagtttttctcGGAAGTCAAATTTTGCTCAATAAAAGCCGTGAGACTCTAGCTATAAGATTATTTGTTTCATAGATAAATTGCACTTTCTATTACTGCAAAACTCATGCCGTGCTCCGAAGATGAATGAAGACTTATTTCAGGGCTGGTAAGATGAACTCATTTTCTAATCGTTCCACTAGAAGGACGATCCCTTTCTAACTTCACTCGGGACAACTGTCGCTTACAAACCTT includes the following:
- the DIPK1C gene encoding divergent protein kinase domain 1C isoform X2, with translation MTHLLCLGNCLDYSSGALTGDLCEDLCVAQKLVYKHCLYYDRGKKVIQADWRGQPIILKSKKEIFSSYQHLSMLEEVETQDIPETELLLMVALEVKNVLGLELSNNSMGPLWTRKKGPRWKAQVASMWSLLQQEEYIYFSLLQDFSKHVLRIIGSCGHFYAVEYLTAGHAWHKTLFPLENVVGPSLAGHRSRVRAIIDIALSFLDMVQHFDNDFSHRLHLCDIKPENFAIRHDLTVVAIDVDMAFFEPKMRDILEQNCTGDEDCNFFDCFSKCNLKIRKCGAQRANNNLQVICDKIFRRWFSPNLRGPLVSLPLQLQLQKAVQECAEPGHVDAAGHQRTLKSLSELYHLLRVTQRELQRAE
- the DIPK1C gene encoding divergent protein kinase domain 1C isoform X1, coding for MRGIPGFKRLRLKIWRRCTLLLLLLLWAACWLVVSALLFVLHRSVFSERCTDEKSHRILARLCLDYSSGALTGDLCEDLCVAQKLVYKHCLYYDRGKKVIQADWRGQPIILKSKKEIFSSYQHLSMLEEVETQDIPETELLLMVALEVKNVLGLELSNNSMGPLWTRKKGPRWKAQVASMWSLLQQEEYIYFSLLQDFSKHVLRIIGSCGHFYAVEYLTAGHAWHKTLFPLENVVGPSLAGHRSRVRAIIDIALSFLDMVQHFDNDFSHRLHLCDIKPENFAIRHDLTVVAIDVDMAFFEPKMRDILEQNCTGDEDCNFFDCFSKCNLKIRKCGAQRANNNLQVICDKIFRRWFSPNLRGPLVSLPLQLQLQKAVQECAEPGHVDAAGHQRTLKSLSELYHLLRVTQRELQRAE